A window of Bacillus sp. DX3.1 genomic DNA:
ATAACACTTTCTAACGCTTTACCTTTATCTGTTAACCCGTATTCAATACGAACAGGCACTTCTGGATAAACCGAACGTACGACTACACCTTCACTCTCTAATTCCTTTAAACGCTCCGATAACATACGATCGCTCATATTTGGGATAATATCTGCAATTTCTCGAAATCGCTTCGGCTCTTCTAACAAAGATTTAATAATTAATCCCGTCCACTTTTTACTTAGAAGTGTAAAAGCCGATTCAAACTTTGGACATAAACAAGAATTATGCTCCATACGTTTCACCTCTCCTCTATTATAAAATAGTTTCTTATAAAAAGTAAGTAATAAAACTTTCCGTATGAAAGATTACGTACATTTTATCACTTCCAAATATTAACTTGTCAAATACACATACATCTATCTGTAAAAAAACTCTCTACAACAAGAGAGCTTTTACATTTCTATTATTTTGTATACCATCCTAAACCGAGTGCTCCCTCTCCTAAATGCGTTCCAATTACTGCACCAAAATAACTGATGCGAATTGTAACATGAGGGTACTTTTCTTGTAATTCTTGCTGCCATTCTTTTGCTTCCTCTTCACGATTCGCATGAATAATAACAGCCTCCATCGGTACACCTTTGCTTGCTTGCTCATCAAAAATTTCAACGATACGCTTCAATGCTTTTTTACGCGTACGAATTTTTTCAAACGGAATAATGATTTTATCTCTAAAATATAAGACTGGTTTCACTTGTAATAAACTGCCGATAAACGCCTGTGCACTATTTAAACGGCCTCCGCGCTGCAAATGATGCAAATCATCCACAACAAAATAAGCGTCCATTGTTTGTTTCATTTCATCAAATCGAGCTAAAATCTCTTCTGGCGTTTTCCCTTCGCTTGCCATTTTTGCACCTTCACGTACATAGAACCCTTGCACTTCACAACTAATTTCAGAATCATACGTATATACGTCTATTCCTTCAACCATTTGTCCAGCTGCCGTCGCTGTTTGATATGTACCGCTAATTCCACTTGAAAGATGGATACTAATAACAGCATCGTATTCTTTTGCTAGTTCTTCAAATTTCTCCACAAATTTTCCAATAGCTGGTTGAGAAGTCTTTGGAAGTTCTTCATGTTCACGCACTTTTACATAAAAATCATCCGCTGTAATTTCCGCTTCCTCTTGATAAGAATTTGTACCAAAAATAACATTTAATGGGATCATATATATATTAAGTGCTTCACGAATATGCTTTGGTATATATGCTGTACTATCAGTAACAATAGCTGTTCTCATTTTCGTACCTACCTTATAAAAAAGTTTTTATTATCCAATTGTACGTCAACTATCCCCGCTTAACAACTTTACAGTCTGTGTGAAGTGGGGGCTTGTGACTACCCAGTAGTACGAATGTCTTACGACTCCTACTTTAAATTTGTGTCACATCAAGGGCAGGTTGACAGCTACCCAACAAGAGAAGTCATGTTTCTTTCGTTACTGCAACAATGGACTCAATTCCTTTTCGTTGCAGATTCATGGCTCCAATTCTGTCATCATTAGATGTGTATTTACAGTTCTTGCAACAAAAAGTATGTGTTTTCCTACTGCAGTTCGCTTTCTCAGTGTGCCCACATTTCAGGCATGTTCGAGAAGTGTATTTTGGATCTACTGCAATTACTTTTGAACCTTCCATTAATGCCTTGTATGCAAGCATTTGACGCAGTTGGTAGAAAGACCAAGACACAGAGACATATCTTAAAAGGAGAGAAATGAAGGAGTTTTTGTTTTTGCTTTTGCTTACGCCAACGCACATTCCTTCCCCACCTAAAGCTGACACTACCGTACCTTCATGCTTTTGTGGAAAGGGTATCCTATGCGAAAAAGATGAAAATAGGAAAATCGTACATTAATGTATAAAAAATACCAATTTAAGATTATAATAAAAATTTCAATAATTTACAACAAAAAGATTAAATTTATAATAAAAATTGCTACATTTCTACAAAAAAGGTTTGAATCTGAAAACCAGCCCTTTTACAATAAAAAGTACTAGTCATTTTGGAAGATAGGGGCGTATACCATTGCTATTACAATATTTAACAATAAAAGGCTACGGTGAACACGAAATTATTATTCAAAAGTCACGGTTCATTTGCCATGTAAGCCGGGCTACAACAGAAGACGAAGCACAAGAATTTATTCAAAAGATAAAAAAGCAACACTGGAATGCAACGCATAACTGCTCTGCCTATTTAATTGGAGAACATGATCAAATCCAAAAGGCAAATGATGATGGTGAACCAAGTGGTACAGCCGGCGTACCGATTTTAGAAGTATTAAAAAAACGTCATCTAAAAGATACAGTTGTTGTGATCACACGTTATTTTGGCGGCATTAAACTTGGTGCTGGTGGTTTAATTCGCGCATATGGAAAATGTACAAGTGAAGGTGTAAATCACGTAGGTGTTGTGGAACGTAAGTTGATGCGTGTCATGAAGACTGAAGTAGATTATACATTACTTGGAAAAGTGGAAAACGAATTACGTCACTCCGCTTACGCACTTAAAGATATACATTACCTAGAAAACGTAACGTTTGACACCTATGTGGAAGAAGACAAAAAGCAAACATTCACAGAA
This region includes:
- a CDS encoding helix-turn-helix domain-containing protein, with the translated sequence MEHNSCLCPKFESAFTLLSKKWTGLIIKSLLEEPKRFREIADIIPNMSDRMLSERLKELESEGVVVRSVYPEVPVRIEYGLTDKGKALESVMDEVQNWAEKWVK
- a CDS encoding DegV family protein, whose product is MRTAIVTDSTAYIPKHIREALNIYMIPLNVIFGTNSYQEEAEITADDFYVKVREHEELPKTSQPAIGKFVEKFEELAKEYDAVISIHLSSGISGTYQTATAAGQMVEGIDVYTYDSEISCEVQGFYVREGAKMASEGKTPEEILARFDEMKQTMDAYFVVDDLHHLQRGGRLNSAQAFIGSLLQVKPVLYFRDKIIIPFEKIRTRKKALKRIVEIFDEQASKGVPMEAVIIHANREEEAKEWQQELQEKYPHVTIRISYFGAVIGTHLGEGALGLGWYTK
- a CDS encoding YigZ family protein; this encodes MLLQYLTIKGYGEHEIIIQKSRFICHVSRATTEDEAQEFIQKIKKQHWNATHNCSAYLIGEHDQIQKANDDGEPSGTAGVPILEVLKKRHLKDTVVVITRYFGGIKLGAGGLIRAYGKCTSEGVNHVGVVERKLMRVMKTEVDYTLLGKVENELRHSAYALKDIHYLENVTFDTYVEEDKKQTFTEWMIELTNGKCTIKENDMLYLEQDIAKQ